In Acipenser ruthenus chromosome 15, fAciRut3.2 maternal haplotype, whole genome shotgun sequence, a genomic segment contains:
- the LOC117422239 gene encoding gelsolin-like: MVYHPEFEKAGQQAGLQVWRIEKMDLVPVPQKLYGDFFTGDAYVIMNTVKQRSGQLQYDLHFWLGDFCSQDESGAAAIFTVQLDDYLQGKPIQYREVQGHESHTFLGYFKAGLKYKEGGVASGLRHVVTNEVIVQRVLQVKGRRVVRATEVPVSWDSFNQGDCFILDLGDEIFQWCGSQANRFEKLKATQVAKDIRDNERSGRAKVYVCDEGREREKMLEVLGAKPDLPEGSSDDVKADASNRKLAKLYKVSDASGDMAIALVAAENPFSQSSLESGDCFILDHGSDHKIFVWKGKDANTEERKAAMKAAEEFIKKMGYPKHTQIQILPEMGETPLFKQFFKNWRDRDQTEGMGVAYVSNHIAKIEKVPFDASSLHDSPAMAAQHGMVDGGQGEKQIWRIENSDKVPVDPSTYGQFYGGDSYITQYSYSHAGRQGHLIYTWQGSDSSQDEIGASAILSAQLDEELGGGPVQVRVIQGKEPAHLMSIFGGQPMVVYKGGTSRDGGQSTPAETRLFQVRANSAGFTRAVEVDACASSLNSNDAFVLLTPSASFVWVGQGACDTEKDGAEKLLQILGASASKLQEGGETDDFWSALGGKQLYRTSTRLKDKMDSHPPRLFACSNKTGRFIIEEVPGEMIQEDLAQDDVMILDTWEQVFVWIGNEAQEEEKTEAMASAAQYIKSDPANRDQRTSIIVIKQGFEPPTFTGWFLGWDYDYWTVDPLERAMASLEV; this comes from the exons ATGGTGTACCACCCCGAGTTCGAGAAGGCGGGGCAGCAGGCGGGGCTCCAGGTGTGGAGGATCGAGAAGATGGACCTGGTCCCGGTGCCGCAGAAGCTCTACGGGGATTTCTTCACCGGAGACGCCTACGTGATCATGAACACCGTCAAGCAGAGATCCGGACAGCTGCAGTACGACCTGCACTTCTGGCTCG GTGATTTCTGCTCCCAGGACGAGAGTGGGGCGGCTGCCATTTTCACAGTCCAGCTGGATGATTACCTCCAGGGCAAACCCATCCAGTACAGGGAGGTGCAAGGGCATGAGTCCCACACCTTCCTCGGGTACTTCAAAGCGGGCCTCAAGTACAAG GAAGGGGGCGTGGCTTCCGGGCTCAGGCACGTGGTAACCAACGAGGTCATCGTCCAGCGCGTGCTCCAGGTCAAGGGCCGGCGCGTCGTCAGGGCAACGGAGGTTCCGGTCAGCTGGGACAGCTTCAACCAAGGAGACTGCTTCATTCTGGACCTGGGAGAT GAGATCTTCCAGTGGTGTGGCTCCCAGGCCAACCGCTTCGAGAAGCTAAAGGCCACCCAGGTCGCCAAGGACATCCGCGACAATGAACGCAGCGGCCGGGCCAAGGTCTACGTGTGCGACGAGGGCAGGGAGCGGGAGAAGATGCTGGAG GTTCTGGGAGCAAAGCCTGATCTGCCAGAAGGAAGCTCTGATGATGTCAAGGCTGATGCATCCAACAGGAAGCTGGCCAAGCTGTACAAG GTGTCGGACGCAAGTGGGGACATGGCCATCGCTCTGGTGGCTGCAGAGAACCCCTTCTCTCAGAGCTCCCTGGAGTCGGGAGACTGCTTCATCCTGGACCACGGCTCTGACCACAAGATCTTCGTCTGGAAAG GCAAGGATGCCAACACCGAGGAGAGAAAGGCAGCCATGAAAGCAGCAGAGGAGTTTATTAAGAAGATGGGATACCCCAAACACACCCAG ATCCAGATCCTGCCGGAGATGGGCGAGACTCCGCTCTTCAAGCAGTTCTTCAAGAACTGGCGCGACCGGGACCAGACGGAGGGCATGGGCGTGGCTTACGTGTCCAACCACATCGCCAAGATCGAGAAGGTGCCCTTCGACGCCTCCTCGCTGCACGACTCTCCTGCCATGGCAGCGCAGCACGGGATGGTGGACGGCGGGCAGGGGGAGAAACAG ATCTGGAGGATTGAGAACTCGGATAAGGTGCCTGTGGACCCCTCCACATACGGGCAGTTCTACGGAGGAGACAGCTACATCACCCAGTACAGCTACAGTCACGCAGGCAGACAGGGGCACCTCATCTACACATG GCAAGGATCAGACTCCTCCCAGGATGAGATTGGAGCTTCAGCCATCCTCAGCGCCCAGCTGGACGAGGAGCTGGGAGGGGGTCCGGTGCAG GTGCGGGTAATCCAGGGCAAGGAGCCAGCCCACCTGATGAGCATCTTCGGAGGGCAGCCCATGGTGGTGTACAAGGGGGGCACCTCCCGCGACGGGGGCCAGTCCACCCCCGCAGAGACCCGCCTCTTCCAGGTCAGGGCCAACTCTGCAGGGTTCACCCGCGCCGTGGAG GTTGATGCCTGTGCCTCCAGCCTGAACTCCAACGATGCCTTCGTGCTGCTCACCCCCAGCGCCTCCTTTGTCTGGGTGGGACAGGGCGCCTGTGACACGGAGAAGGACGGGGCCGAGAAGCTGCTCCAGATCCTGGGGGCTTCTGCCTCCAAGCTGcaggaggggggagagacag ATGATTTCTGGTCTGCTCTGGGAGGGAAGCAACTGTACCGCACTTCCACCAGGCTGAAGGACAAGATGGACTCTCACCCACCCAGACTGTTCGCCTGCTCCAACAAGACCGGCCGCTTCATT ATTGAGGAGGTGCCTGGGGAGATGATCCAGGAGGACCTCGCACAGGATGATGTCATGATTCTCGACACCTGGGAGCAG GTGTTTGTTTGGATTGGAAACGAAGCCCAGGAGGAGGAGAAGACCGAGGCCATGGCTTCAG CTGCACAATACATCAAGAGCGACCCTGCGAACCGAGACCAGCGCACGTCCATCATCGTGATCAAGCAGGGCTTTGAGCCGCCTACCTTCACTGGCTGGTTCCTGGGCTGGGACTACGATTACTGGACGGTCGACCCCCTGGAGAGGGCCATGGCGAGCCTGGAGGTCTGA